AGAAGCAACGAAGAGGCCTGGGCCAAGAACAGGCGTGGCCGGTTCAACGTGTCTCCCGCCGGCTGGTAAGCGATACAAGGAGCATCCTGATCAGTGAACAACGTTTTGAGGACAATCGTCGTGCTATGCCTGGTTCTGCTTGTCGTCGGGTGTGCCACCCAGGACGATTTGAGGCATGTCAGCCGCAGTGCCGACACGAAAATCAAGGCGGTCCAGGACAACTTGGTCGCCATGGAACGGTCAGCGCAGGATGAAATCGCCCGGATGAGAAAAACCCAGGCGGACCTGAGCGCCGATCTGATAACGTTGAGGGATGAAATTCAAATTCTGCGGGGAGCCCAGGAGACTCTGCAGGCTCATGCGCAGTCCGGTTCTTTGGGAGGGGGGGATTTGCAGCGTGCTCTGGAGCACATGGAAGTGCGTCTGCAGGCGCTGGAAAGCCGTCTCGATATTTCCGTACCCGAGGTTGCTCCGGAGATTACAGCCGTCGATCGGCCGAGAGATAGCGAGGCATTGTATGCCCGGGCCTACGGGTTGTTCAAGGACGGTAAGTACAAGGAATCACGAGAAGGTTTTCGTGAATTCCTCGAGTTGTTTCCTGATACCGAGTATTCCGGTAACGCCCGGTTCTGGATCGGAGAAAGCTACTATTTCGAAGGAAAATATGAAGAAGCTATCCTGGAGTACCAGAAGGTGATTCAGGATTATCCCCAGGGCAGCAGGATATCCCATGCCTTGTTGAAGCAGGCCCTGTCATTTGACAAACTGGGGGAAACGGCAAGCGCGAAGCTGCTCCTGCAGCGAGTCGTGCGGGACTTCCCGGGTACCACATCGGCGGAATCGGCCCGGGCAAAACTTCTTGAAATCAAATGACACAAGGTGTTCGGAGGGCGGGAGTGAAGCTCCCGCCACCTTACCTCAATTCATCCGGATTATCTCAACCCCTGCAGGCGCATACAGGTCAAAAAACGAAGGGTCCTCACCCGCGGTGACCGTCATGTCCGACAGATCGACCTCGAGGACTGTGGGCTGGAAGTCTTCGATCCTCACGGAAATATGTCCCGGATATGAGCCGGTTTCCATACGCCGGTGTCGTGAAAAGGATGCCTCGTAGCGGCGCCTGCCATTCTCGCCGAACACCTCGAGCCCCGTCATGTCATGTTCATCGTTTATTCTCAGTGACTGAAGAAGCGCCCCGCCGGGAGAGCGAAGATCGATCCGGTACTCCCCCCTGTCGTTCCGGTAGATAGCCGGGTAGCGCCCCTCTTCCGGCGACGGTTCCATCGGGGGCATGCCGGTCAGAAGGGACGTAATTTCCTCGGCCCCAAGAGGTATGTTCAAAAAAGAACAGATATTGTCCCGCGTGGCGTCGCCGAAGTAGAATCTGTTGTTTCCCGGAACATAGACTTTAAAACTGCCGCCGGAAAGTGACAGGAAAAAGACCGGAATGCCGAAGGACGGTACAGACTCGAGCCTCAGACCGGAGGGATGGCTCACCGCCATCGCGAACCGGTGCGAATGCCTGCCGCCCGATGACTGCTCGAGACTGAAGAGGGCAATCCCCCGGAGGGTTTCGGCGCCCGTCACGTCGGTTCTGAAAACCCTGGAAAAAACAGCCTGCTCTTCAGAAAGGGGAACTTCGTGGTACCGTGTCCGCTCAATGGCCGCGCACCCCATGAGAAGCACGGTCATGAACGCCGCCAGTACCGTGAACAATCGATTTTTCATCACGTGACAATCACCTGTTCGCTGTAATACAAATCGCCGAAACCATCGAACGCGGTGGCCGTGTAGGAATGTCCGCGTACAGGAAGCGCGCATCCTGAAAAATGAGGCGTCCATGGGGCGCGCCGCAGCCTCCGGTTCCAATGCCGGAAGTCATGCCTCCGGTACCTTTTACGAAGCCGTGACCTTTAAAACCTGTC
This genomic interval from Syntrophales bacterium contains the following:
- the ybgF gene encoding tol-pal system protein YbgF; its protein translation is MNNVLRTIVVLCLVLLVVGCATQDDLRHVSRSADTKIKAVQDNLVAMERSAQDEIARMRKTQADLSADLITLRDEIQILRGAQETLQAHAQSGSLGGGDLQRALEHMEVRLQALESRLDISVPEVAPEITAVDRPRDSEALYARAYGLFKDGKYKESREGFREFLELFPDTEYSGNARFWIGESYYFEGKYEEAILEYQKVIQDYPQGSRISHALLKQALSFDKLGETASAKLLLQRVVRDFPGTTSAESARAKLLEIK
- a CDS encoding DUF4292 domain-containing protein — its product is MKNRLFTVLAAFMTVLLMGCAAIERTRYHEVPLSEEQAVFSRVFRTDVTGAETLRGIALFSLEQSSGGRHSHRFAMAVSHPSGLRLESVPSFGIPVFFLSLSGGSFKVYVPGNNRFYFGDATRDNICSFLNIPLGAEEITSLLTGMPPMEPSPEEGRYPAIYRNDRGEYRIDLRSPGGALLQSLRINDEHDMTGLEVFGENGRRRYEASFSRHRRMETGSYPGHISVRIEDFQPTVLEVDLSDMTVTAGEDPSFFDLYAPAGVEIIRMN